The Synechocystis sp. PCC 6714 genome includes the window AGTAGGGCCTTTAACTGAGTTTGACGATGGGGAGCAAGGGACATACGGACTTAAAAAAGGGTGTAGATAAAGGGGGCGATCGCCGAACCTTGGGTAAAAATAATCAAAGCACCGAGGAGAACGAGGGTTAAAATCAAGGGAAACAGCCAATATTTTTTTCTCTCTCGCAAAAAGCCCCAAATATCCTGCAATAATTCGATAAATCCTTCCATAGGGTTAATTTTATGGCTTTATTGGTAATCTTGGCTTAGTAGGGTTTTTGTAAATGACTAATGTCCCGGGGACGACAAGGCGATCGATAGGTAATCCGTTGGGGCTCCAGTTGACGGGCCATGGTATCCCTTTTTAATAACTTCATCACTAGGGCCATGGGGGTAACCACCACCACAAAAATTATGGTCAAAATGATGCGGCTATTGATCCATCCTAAAACATGGCCAATTTTTAGCCATAGTTCATACACTGGCCCCAAACTACGGGGCGCCACCAGCCCCAGCCCCACAAAGGCAACGGCGATCGCCCAAGGTAATATGGGGAGTCCATGGCCTTTGAGCAGGGGAATGAGTAAACCAAAGATAAAGGCAATCATCCCCGCCATAATCCAGGCAAATTCCCGCAGTATTTTAACTGTGGGGGCAGTTGTAGTATTTGTCATGGCACTTGATCAAGATGGCGATGTTGGGACAGCTTGGTGTTAATGGACTTTTAGCTAATCTAGATTAAGCTATTTTGCCGATTTGCGGACCACAAAATCAATAAAAATCAGCCTTTTCCCCGGGGCTCTCTTCACTGATGGTGGAAGTATGGTCAGCATATTTTAGTTGATCCTAAACCGCAGCAGTTTGCCCAATGCCTTTTTACACAGCCTTTTAAGCGTCTTTTTTGTATTTGATAACTCCTCAATTTGTAGGGAATAATGGTCGAGGTCAACTTGTAGGGCCTGGTTGCGGCTTTCCAATTGGGCAATGAGCTGGTTTTGCTGCTCTATTTGCTCCGTTAAATTCCTGTGCTCACCCTCCAACTGGGCAATTGCCTGGTGCAATTCAATGTTTTTTTGATTGATTTCCCCCGCCAGAAGACGATATTTGCGTTCTTGCACTTGAGTCTGTCTGAAATCTTGCCATAGCCCCATAAAGTTAAATTTCTTTGGTCTATTCTTCCCCTCATCAATTGTTTTTAGACACAAACTACTAATTTTATCGGCGGCTGTTGACCAGGAAAATTTTTTCGCCTGCTTTTTACCCTTTTCAATTAATTGATGCCGGATTGCTTTATTTTGGACTTTCTTCAAAGCTTCAACCATTTCTCCCACATCTTGGCCATTGATATAAATGGCTGCATCTCCCCCCACCTCTGGTAAAGAAGAATTAGAACAGGTAATCACCGGACAGCCGCAGGCCATAGCCTCAAGAATAGGTAAACCAAAGCCTTCATACAAAGAAGGGTAAACTAAGGCGATCGCCCCTGAGTAAATTGCCCTTAATTCCCAATCTGTGGGTTGAATCAAGCAAATATTGATGTTGCCACATAGGTCGGCTAATTGTGGTTCTAAAGTTTTTTCTCCTCCTACACAAACAATAGTAAGTTGCTGAAGTTCTTCGCTTTCATTTAGAGCCTTAAATAAGATAGTTGCATTTTTATAATTATTGAGACTTAGCCGCGACCCCACCAAAAGTACATAGGGCGAGCCGATGGCAAAATTATCTTCAGTGGCGGTGATTTCTGATGGAGAGGCAGGGAAAAAAATGTTATCTACACCATTATAAATAGTACTAATTTGGGAAGGCTCGATCTCGGGAAAAAACTTGATCAAGTCCTCGGTTGTATTTCTTGAGACCGTAATGTATCGACTTGCGTAGAGTATGGAGTAATGTTTTTCCCGCCACCAAAACTCTTTTAAATCCAAACCAATCACTTCTGGAATCATGTCATGGATCATTAAAATAGAGGGGGTGAACAAGGGCGTAGTGTAATAGGTGGAAATAAATAAATCAGCATTAAACTGATCACAAATATACTGTAATTGAATGGAAAATAGCGCTTCTTCTTCGTAATTAAACAACGGTAAATGGTAGTATTTAAGCCCTTGTACCTCGGGAGCTGTGTAACCGCGATTAATCAAAATAATATTTTCTATAAAACCGGAATCACACCACTTCTTCAACAAAGTCTGCCAAACCCGAGCAATGCCTGTGTTGGCAATTTGGAAAAAGATGCCATCAATTACAATTTTCATTGACTGTCAAAGTTGGGGAATTGCTGGGGTAAATCAAACTTTTTACGTACAAAAATATGTGCAAAAAAAATCCTTTGCAAACAAAATAAGCTGACAAAGGAATTTATGTAGTAATGGTATCTTAAATTTTGACTAATCGTTCCGGAAGTTAGCTAACAAATATCACTAGATGCCAAGTGTTGAAGATGGATTAGAATTTTGTCGAACTTCTAGGATGTAAACCACCTGTGTGGATCTCCCCCAGAGTGAAAAAGTTTGCTCCGGGGAAGAGAAAAATTTTCCTTAAAACAAGCCAAGGGTTAAAGACTTATCAATGGGGAAAGTAGCGCCAGCACCCAACCATAAAGCGGCCGCAGTGCCAAACAGGAAAATGGTCATGGCAATGGGGCGACGGAATGGATTTTGGAATTTGTTCACACTTTCAATGAAAGGCACCAGCATTAAGCCCAAGGGAATGGCGGCCATACCAGCAATGCCTAACAGTTTGTTGGGTAAAATCCGCAAAATTTGGAAAGTGGGGTACAAATACCATTCGGGCAAAATTTCCAGGGGAGTTGCAAAGGGATCCGCCGGCTCTCCCACCATGGCGGGGTCTAGGATGGCTAACCCAGCAATTAGACCCAGGGCACCCAGAATGCAAATGGGAAACATGTAAAGAATATCGTTGGGCCAGGCAGGTTCACCATAGTAGTTGTGTCCCATACCCTTGGCTAGTTTGGCCCGCAATTCGGGATCGCTGAGATCCGGTTTTTTGATAATGCTCATGGGGCGGAAGCTCCAAATTAATATTTTTTAACGATTTTCTAATCTGGTTCGAGATTCGGCAACCTTGCCATGGGCAAAACTGCCCCCATCAAATATCAGATCAGTGGGGATTTAGAAATTACAAAGGACCGGAAATGCCTTGTTTACGGATCATCAGGAAGTGCAGTAGGAGCAGAACGGCGATCGCCCAGGGCAAGACAAAGGTGTGGAGGCTATAGAAACGGGTCAAAGTAGCTTGGCCAACACTTTCACTACCCCGCATGAGGGTCACCAATTGGTCCCCAACTACGGGAATGGCCGCCGGCACACCGGAAACGATTTTTACCGCCCAGTAGCCCACCTGGTCCCAGGGAAGGGAATATCCAGTTACCCCAAAGGTAACAGTGGTGACAGCTAACATCACACCGACAACCCAGGTCAATTCCCGGGGCTTTTTGAAACCACCGGTAAGGTAAACCCGGAAAACGTGGAGAATCATCATCAGCACCATCATGCTGGCGGACCAGCGGTGGATGGAACGGATCAGCCAACCGAAGTTGACTTCATTCATGATGTATTGGACAGAGGCAAAGGCTTCCGTGACCGTGGGTTTGTAGTAAAAGGTCATGGCAAATCCAGTGGCAAACTGGATCAGGAAGCAGGTCAGGGTCAAACCCCCCAGACAGTAAAATATGTTTACGTGGGGAGGAACGTATTTGCTGGCAATGTCGTCGGAGATGGCTTGCACTTCCAGGCGATCATTGAACCATTGAAAAACTTTTGATTCGGTGACTTCTTTTGAAAACATTGAAGCTAGACTTCTCTTAAGGATCAGGGATGGAGGGGGTTGACTCCGGCGGAGCCGTAAAATCGCATATAATCAGCGTACTATGACAGTTTGACCAAGACGGGAAAAGTTCCAAAACTTGGCAAAAATGAGAATTACTCATCACAAAATGTAACACAGCTTTAAGCCCTGGGGAAAGGGAACTCCGGCTGTGGATCCGCTCTAAATTTTGCTCCTCTAGCTATGCTTGCTAAATATTTTTCCGAACCCATTGATCGTGCGGCCCTGAGTCTGATTGGTTTCCTTAGTGCGGCGATCGCCGTGGTGGGGGTGGGTCACTACACCTGTGAAAATAACAACCAGTGTTTGTTTGCCAACCGCCCTAAGGTGCAGAGCTTCAGTTGGGACGGGGCCAATCTGGGAGCCCAGGACAGGGCTTTTATCATGACCTTTGACCGCCCAATAGATCAACGGGAAGTGGAAAAGAATCTGGTTATTACCCCGGCGCTACCGGGAAAAATTAGTTGGGCGGGGCGTCGCATGGCCTATACCCTGGAAAATCCCATTCCCTACGGCACCGACTACGATATTCAGATTACCAATGTGCGGGAACAGTATGCCGGTCAGCACAAAAGTGCGCTACGTGGCCGCCAAGGGCAAATGATAGCCCCTTTCAGCAGCAGTTTCCGCAGTCGGGACCGGGCCTTTGCCTACATTGGCACCCAGGGCATTGAACAGGGCAGGATTGTTTTCTATAACCTAACCAAACAAAGAAAAACCATCCTCACCCCGCCGGGCCTGACAGTGGTGGAGTTCAAATTTTACGATCAGGGTAAGGGGATTCTATTCGCCGCCGCTGAAAGTCAACTGGGCTTTGAGGGTCTACGGCAGTTGCAGTTATACCAAATACCTGTGGTGGAAAGTGATAATCCCCAAGAATTACCTAAACCAACTTTAGTGCTGGATAACCAAGAATTTCAAAATAATCAGTTTGACGTCAGTGATGATGGCAAGGCCATTGTGGTACAGAGGGTTAATCGCCAAAATCCCGCTGACTTTGATCTTTGGATAGTCAAAAATCAGCAAAAGCCAGAGCGCTTGAAAGTACAGGGGGGAGATTTCCAGATCGCCCCAGATAATCAGTCCCTAGCGGTGGCCCGGGGAGAGGGTATCGGCATTCTGCCCCTCCAGCCAGAGGCAAGGCCCTTGGATTTTTTGCCCAAATTTGGTCAATTGCTAAATTTTTCCGCCGATGGTAGCGCCGCTGCCCTGGTAAATTTCAATACGGAGGATGCCCAAAAACGTTTCCAAAGAACTCTTTTCTTTGTTAATAACCTGGGGGTGCAAAAGGAATTGGTGGATACGGATGGTTCCATTGTCAGTTGCGAGTTTGGCCGCAATAATCAGACCCTCTATTGCTTATTAACTAAGCTTTTGCCGGGGGATGAATACATTGAACAGCCCTATTTTGTCCAAATTGACATTAACAGTGGCGAAGTTTTTCCTCTACTGAAACTACAGGATTACCGGGACACGAAAATGAGCCTTTCCCCCGATGGTTTAGCCCTGTTATTCGACCAGGTAATCATTGATCCCGATACCCCCGCCAATAGCCGTCTCAACACCGATGGCGGTGAGGCGATCGCCGATAGTCAATTGTGGTTACTTATACCGCCATTGAAACCAGAAACGGGGCAACAGGCGGAACTTAAGGCTCTTTCTCTGATGGGATTTCGTCCCCTGTGGGCACCGTAGTTAGAGCTTGACTTTCCCTGGCACGGCAATGGTTTTCCACCCTCTCCAAAGCAGGGAAAAGAGGGCCCAACCAGCGACGGTAAATGTTCCTGGAATTGGGGGAACTGACGACCCGATTGACTAAATTTTCCCATTCCGGTTGGTCGGAGGGCAGAATTAGCCCATAGCCCTGGCAATCCAGGGGATAGGGAGGATAAAGACGATAATCTCGCCCCAGGGGAATTTCCAATAGGAGAGCTTCTCCAAACAGCAAAATTCCGTCACTGGCAAAGGCATCGATGCGTCCTTGCATTAGGGCTTCTACCCCTAGGC containing:
- a CDS encoding SxtJ family membrane protein; translated protein: MTNTTTAPTVKILREFAWIMAGMIAFIFGLLIPLLKGHGLPILPWAIAVAFVGLGLVAPRSLGPVYELWLKIGHVLGWINSRIILTIIFVVVVTPMALVMKLLKRDTMARQLEPQRITYRSPCRPRDISHLQKPY
- the petB gene encoding cytochrome b6, yielding MFSKEVTESKVFQWFNDRLEVQAISDDIASKYVPPHVNIFYCLGGLTLTCFLIQFATGFAMTFYYKPTVTEAFASVQYIMNEVNFGWLIRSIHRWSASMMVLMMILHVFRVYLTGGFKKPRELTWVVGVMLAVTTVTFGVTGYSLPWDQVGYWAVKIVSGVPAAIPVVGDQLVTLMRGSESVGQATLTRFYSLHTFVLPWAIAVLLLLHFLMIRKQGISGPL
- a CDS encoding glycosyltransferase; this encodes MKIVIDGIFFQIANTGIARVWQTLLKKWCDSGFIENIILINRGYTAPEVQGLKYYHLPLFNYEEEALFSIQLQYICDQFNADLFISTYYTTPLFTPSILMIHDMIPEVIGLDLKEFWWREKHYSILYASRYITVSRNTTEDLIKFFPEIEPSQISTIYNGVDNIFFPASPSEITATEDNFAIGSPYVLLVGSRLSLNNYKNATILFKALNESEELQQLTIVCVGGEKTLEPQLADLCGNINICLIQPTDWELRAIYSGAIALVYPSLYEGFGLPILEAMACGCPVITCSNSSLPEVGGDAAIYINGQDVGEMVEALKKVQNKAIRHQLIEKGKKQAKKFSWSTAADKISSLCLKTIDEGKNRPKKFNFMGLWQDFRQTQVQERKYRLLAGEINQKNIELHQAIAQLEGEHRNLTEQIEQQNQLIAQLESRNQALQVDLDHYSLQIEELSNTKKTLKRLCKKALGKLLRFRIN
- a CDS encoding DUF5989 family protein; translation: MEGFIELLQDIWGFLRERKKYWLFPLILTLVLLGALIIFTQGSAIAPFIYTLF
- the petD gene encoding cytochrome b6-f complex subunit IV, with protein sequence MSIIKKPDLSDPELRAKLAKGMGHNYYGEPAWPNDILYMFPICILGALGLIAGLAILDPAMVGEPADPFATPLEILPEWYLYPTFQILRILPNKLLGIAGMAAIPLGLMLVPFIESVNKFQNPFRRPIAMTIFLFGTAAALWLGAGATFPIDKSLTLGLF